In Zingiber officinale cultivar Zhangliang chromosome 6A, Zo_v1.1, whole genome shotgun sequence, a single genomic region encodes these proteins:
- the LOC121993683 gene encoding phenylcoumaran benzylic ether reductase Pyrc5-like → MRLLVIGDTKKQKLRKKRSIDRSIERGMAAKSRILVIGATGYIGKHIVLASARHGHPTFALVRETAAAADLNPAKAKLFEDFEAAGVTLVHGNFYDHASLVRAVKQVDVVISTVGSSQLKDQTKIIDAIKDSGADIKRFLPSEFGNDVDRGHAVEPVKSMLDVKVQIRRAVEASGIPYTFVASNFFAGYFLSTLAQAEATGLPTDKVIILGDGNVKAVFVDEDDVGTYTVRAVDDPATLNKVLYVKPPANILSHNELVSLWEKKVGKTFEKVYVSEEEVLKKIQESPVPLSLSYATYHLAFIDGDHTNFEIEPSFGVEASELYPDVKYISVDEYLNHYL, encoded by the exons ATGCGTTTACTGGTCATCGGGGACACTAAAAAGCAGAAGCTGAGAAAGAagagatcgatcgatcgatcgatcgagcgAGGGATGGCAGCGAAGAGCAGGATTCTAGTCATCGGCGCCACCGGCTACATTGGCAAGCACATCGTCCTCGCCAGTGCCCGCCACGGCCACCCCACCTTCGCCCTCGTCCGTgagaccgccgccgccgccgatcTGAACCCCGCCAAGGCCAAGCTTTTCGAGGACTTCGAGGCCGCCGGCGTCACCCTCGTCCAT GGGAATTTTTACGACCACGCGAGCCTGGTGCGCGCCGTCAAGCAAGTCGACGTCGTCATCTCCACCGTCGGCTCCTCGCAGCTGAAGGACCAAACCAAGATCATTGACGCCATCAAAGATTCCGGCGCCGACATCAAG AGGTTTTTACCTTCCGAGTTTGGGAACGACGTTGACCGAGGCCACGCTGTGGAGCCGGTAAAGTCAATGCTAGACGTCAAGGTGCAGATTCGCAGGGCCGTGGAGGCTTCGGGGATCCCTTACACCTTCGTGGCCAGCAACTTCTTCGCCGGCTACTTCCTCTCAACGCTTGCGCAGGCAGAAGCCACGGGTCTCCCTACTGACAAAGTCATCATTTTGGGCGATGGGAACGTCAAAG CTGTGTTTGTTGATGAAGACGACGTCGGAACATACACTGTCAGAGCAGTGGATGATCCCGCAACTCTGAACAAGGTTCTCTACGTGAAACCACCGGCCAACATCTTGTCTCACAATGAGCTCGTTTCCCTTTGGGAAAAGAAAGTGGGCAAGACCTTTGAGAAGGTCTACGTATCCGAAGAAGAAGTTCTGAAGAAGATCCAAG AGTCTCCGGTTCCATTGAGCTTAAGTTATGCGACCTATCACTTGGCGTTCATCGATGGCGACCACACCAACTTCGAGATCGAACCATCATTCGGCGTGGAGGCTTCGGAGCTCTACCCTGATGTCAAATATATTTCTGTGGATGAGTACCTGAATCATTATCTGTAA
- the LOC121993684 gene encoding eugenol synthase 1-like, which produces MAAKSRILVIGPTGYIGKHIVLASARHGHPTFALVRETAAAAVDLTPAQAKLFEDLEAAGVTLVHGDLYDHASLVRAVNQVDVVISTVGFSQLKDQTKIIDAIKDSGADIKRFLPSEFGVDVDRGHFVEPVKSMLDIKVQIRRAVEASGIPYTFVVSNCFAGYFLPTLAQAEATGLPTDKVIILGDGNVKAMFVDEDDVGTYTLRAVDDPRTLNKVLYMKPPANILSHNELVSLWEKKVGKTFERVYVSEEEILKKIQVSPVTLSLSYAIYHSVFINGDHTSIEIEPSFGVEASELYPDVKYISVDEYLNHYL; this is translated from the exons ATGGCAGCGAAGAGCAGGATTCTAGTCATCGGCCCCACCGGCTACATTGGCAAGCACATCGTCCTCGCCAGCGCCCGCCACGGCCACCCCACCTTCGCCCTCGTCCGTGAGACCGCTGCCGCCGCCGTCGATCTGACCCCTGCCCAGGCCAAGCTTTTCGAGGACTTGGAGGCCGCCGGCGTCACCCTCGTCCAT GGGGATTTGTACGACCACGCTAGCCTGGTGCGCGCCGTCAATCAAGTCGACGTCGTCATCTCCACCGTCGGCTTCTCGCAGCTGAAGGACCAAACCAAGATCATCGACGCCATCAAAGATTCCGGCGCCGACATCAAG AGGTTTTTACCTTCCGAGTTCGGGGTCGACGTTGACCGCGGCCACTTCGTGGAGCCGGTAAAGTCAATGTTAGACATCAAGGTGCAGATTCGCAGGGCCGTGGAGGCTTCGGGGATCCCTTACACCTTCGTGGTCAGCAACTGCTTCGCCGGCTACTTCCTCCCAACGCTTGCGCAGGCTGAAGCCACCGGTCTCCCTACCGACAAAGTTATCATTTTGGGCGATGGGAACGTCAAAG CTATGTTTGTTGATGAAGACGACGTTGGGACATACACTCTCAGAGCAGTGGATGATCCCAGGACTCTGAACAAGGTTCTCTACATGAAACCACCAGCCAACATCTTGTCTCACAACGAGCTCGTTTCCCTTTGGGAAAAGAAAGTAGGCAAGACCTTTGAGAGGGTCTACGTTTCCGAAGAAGAAATCCTGAAGAAGATCCAAG TGTCTCCTGTTACATTGAGCTTGAGTTATGCGATCTATCACTCGGTGTTCATCAATGGCGACCACACCAGCATCGAGATCGAACCATCATTCGGCGTGGAGGCTTCGGAGCTCTACCCTGATGTCAAATACATTTCTGTGGATGAGTACCTGAATCATTATCTTTAA